In Bradyrhizobium sp. CCBAU 051011, the following are encoded in one genomic region:
- a CDS encoding lytic transglycosylase domain-containing protein, whose protein sequence is MFACFNSQAHAAQCGNSSAGYESWKQQFAGEARAKGVSASTIQALMATNYAQATINADRGQRSFSLSLDQFLAKRGATTIVAKGRQLKRSQGALFASIQERYGVPPGPLLAIWGMETGFGSQRGNQNMLASIATLAYDCRRSAYFTEHLYAALQLIDRGALSPSQRGSMHGEVGQTQFMPKAILAYGTGNLENSANALMSTANFLKAHGWRAGAGYQPGEPNFAAIQAWNAAGVYQKAIALMGRQIDGGE, encoded by the coding sequence AGCCCACGCCGCCCAATGCGGCAACTCGTCCGCCGGTTACGAATCCTGGAAACAGCAATTCGCCGGCGAGGCTCGCGCCAAGGGCGTCAGCGCTTCGACTATCCAGGCCCTGATGGCGACCAACTATGCGCAGGCGACCATCAATGCCGATCGCGGCCAGCGCAGTTTCAGTCTCTCGCTCGATCAGTTTCTCGCCAAGCGCGGGGCCACGACCATCGTCGCCAAGGGACGGCAGCTCAAGCGCTCGCAGGGCGCACTGTTCGCCTCGATTCAGGAGCGCTATGGCGTGCCGCCGGGGCCGCTGCTGGCGATCTGGGGCATGGAGACCGGGTTCGGCAGCCAGCGCGGCAACCAGAACATGCTCGCCTCGATCGCGACGCTTGCCTATGACTGCCGGCGCTCGGCCTATTTCACCGAGCATCTTTACGCCGCGCTGCAGTTGATCGACCGCGGCGCGCTGTCGCCCAGCCAGCGCGGCTCGATGCATGGCGAGGTAGGCCAGACCCAGTTCATGCCAAAAGCCATCCTGGCCTACGGCACCGGCAATCTCGAAAACTCGGCCAATGCGCTGATGTCGACCGCGAACTTTTTGAAGGCGCATGGCTGGCGCGCGGGCGCAGGCTACCAGCCGGGCGAGCCGAACTTTGCCGCCATCCAGGCCTGGAATGCCGCAGGCGTCTATCAGAAGGCAATCGCGCTGATGGGCCGGCAGATCGACGGAGGGGAATAG
- a CDS encoding lytic transglycosylase domain-containing protein: protein MRIIRWAVFVGVVICSTPTYAARCGGDFNAFVAAMSQEAQAAGISQAVISQALGGVTQDPAVLAFDRRQRGTFNKSFEQYVSTRVGPGRINIGRQMLQRHGSLLSRIEQKFGVPPEIVVAIWGLESDFGKGDVGKMPVIRTLATMAHDCRRTELFQGELIAALKIVQRGDLPLRDLIGAFAGEIGQTQFLPSSYIKYGVDFDGNGHVDLRHSVPDVLASTANLLHVSGFKGGAPYGEGTANFEAMREWNRATIYRKTIGYFADRLMGR, encoded by the coding sequence ATGCGCATCATTCGTTGGGCCGTTTTTGTCGGCGTTGTCATCTGCTCCACCCCCACCTACGCCGCTCGCTGCGGCGGCGATTTCAACGCCTTCGTGGCGGCGATGTCGCAGGAGGCTCAGGCTGCCGGGATTTCGCAAGCAGTGATCAGCCAGGCGCTCGGTGGCGTCACGCAGGATCCGGCGGTGCTCGCCTTCGACCGCCGCCAGCGCGGCACCTTCAACAAGTCGTTCGAGCAATATGTCTCGACCCGCGTCGGTCCCGGGCGGATCAATATCGGCCGGCAGATGCTGCAGCGGCACGGCTCGCTGCTTTCGCGCATCGAGCAGAAGTTCGGCGTGCCGCCGGAGATCGTGGTCGCGATCTGGGGGCTGGAGAGCGATTTCGGCAAGGGCGATGTCGGCAAGATGCCGGTGATCCGCACGCTCGCCACCATGGCCCATGATTGCCGCCGCACCGAGCTGTTCCAGGGCGAACTGATCGCCGCGCTCAAGATCGTGCAGCGCGGCGATCTCCCCTTGCGCGATTTGATCGGCGCCTTCGCCGGCGAGATCGGCCAGACGCAATTCCTGCCGTCGTCCTACATCAAATACGGCGTCGATTTCGACGGCAACGGCCACGTCGATCTGCGCCACAGCGTGCCCGATGTTCTCGCCTCCACGGCAAATTTGCTGCACGTGTCAGGCTTCAAGGGCGGCGCGCCCTACGGCGAGGGCACCGCGAATTTCGAGGCGATGCGCGAGTGGAACAGGGCGACGATCTATCGCAAGACGATCGGCTATTTTGCGGACAGGCTGATGGGGCGATAG
- a CDS encoding SDR family oxidoreductase: MTAISGSAAAITGAASGIGRALAFELAARGCDLALADRDEAGLLEVAAEIGQAGKRNITTHRVDVGEPAQIQEFANAAISAHPALNIVINNAGVALMGSFDEVDQAQMEWLININFWGVVHGTRAFLPHLSKQREAHIVNLSSIFGIIAPPGQTAYAAAKFAVRGFSESLRHELSMANSPVKLSVVHPGGVLTNIVRNSRTGSGITDNARRAESIDRFDAIAKTTPPIAAQRIIAGIEKNQPRILIGNDARFMDLLQRFRPATYWKVLAKRIERMSGKKGK, translated from the coding sequence ATGACTGCGATATCCGGAAGCGCGGCCGCGATAACCGGCGCCGCCAGCGGCATCGGCCGCGCACTCGCATTCGAACTCGCCGCACGCGGCTGCGATCTGGCGCTCGCCGACCGCGACGAGGCCGGCTTGCTTGAGGTCGCCGCCGAGATCGGCCAGGCCGGCAAGCGCAACATCACGACCCATCGTGTCGATGTCGGCGAGCCGGCCCAGATTCAGGAATTTGCCAACGCGGCGATATCAGCGCACCCCGCGCTCAACATCGTCATCAACAATGCCGGCGTCGCGCTGATGGGCAGCTTCGACGAGGTCGACCAGGCGCAGATGGAATGGCTGATCAACATCAATTTCTGGGGCGTCGTGCACGGCACCCGCGCGTTCCTGCCGCATCTGTCGAAACAGCGCGAGGCGCATATCGTCAACCTGTCCTCGATCTTCGGCATCATCGCCCCACCCGGCCAGACCGCCTATGCGGCCGCGAAATTCGCGGTGCGCGGTTTTTCGGAAAGCCTGCGGCATGAGCTTTCGATGGCCAACAGCCCGGTGAAATTGTCGGTGGTGCATCCCGGCGGCGTGCTGACCAACATCGTTCGCAACTCCCGCACCGGAAGCGGCATCACCGACAATGCGCGCCGGGCGGAATCGATCGACCGTTTCGATGCGATCGCCAAAACCACGCCGCCGATTGCCGCGCAACGCATCATCGCCGGCATCGAGAAAAACCAGCCGCGGATTCTGATCGGCAACGACGCGAGGTTCATGGACCTGCTGCAGCGGTTTCGGCCGGCGACGTATTGGAAGGTGCTGGCGAAACGGATTGAGCGGATGTCGGGCAAGAAGGGGAAGTGA
- a CDS encoding response regulator — translation MGQSKPSRATALIVEDDPMQRDMICLLLEESEVDVIECESAEAAELVLERAAGSLVLMMTDVQLAGNMDGVELAHIARKYNPEMGVIVTSGKPLHQELPDGVEFWAKPWAPLDVIRTAERMMHERRHDHEARAR, via the coding sequence TTGGGACAGTCAAAACCCTCTCGCGCGACCGCCCTCATCGTCGAAGACGATCCGATGCAGCGGGACATGATTTGCCTGTTGCTGGAGGAAAGCGAGGTCGACGTCATCGAATGCGAAAGTGCGGAGGCTGCGGAACTGGTGCTGGAGCGCGCCGCCGGCAGCCTGGTCTTGATGATGACCGACGTGCAACTCGCCGGCAACATGGACGGTGTCGAGCTCGCGCACATCGCCAGGAAGTACAATCCCGAGATGGGCGTCATCGTCACCTCGGGCAAGCCGCTGCATCAGGAATTGCCCGACGGTGTGGAGTTTTGGGCCAAGCCATGGGCCCCGCTCGATGTGATCCGCACTGCGGAACGCATGATGCATGAACGACGTCACGACCATGAGGCGCGCGCGCGTTAG
- a CDS encoding LysE family translocator, whose translation MTLSFLLTSLIVVASPGTGVLYTLAVALTSGARPSIAAAFGCTLGIVPHMVAAMLGLAAVLHTSALAFAVLKWCGVLYLLYMAWQALRERGALAVDTGAAAKARSSRRVIFTAVLVNILNPKLSIFFLAFLPQFVAVDEPQPLARMLELSAAFMAMTFAVFAIYGLFAAALRDRVITRPKVMAWLRRSFAAGFAALGAKLAFAER comes from the coding sequence ATGACGCTGTCGTTCCTGCTGACCTCCCTGATCGTGGTCGCGTCCCCCGGCACCGGCGTGCTCTACACGCTGGCGGTGGCGCTGACATCGGGCGCGCGGCCGAGCATCGCGGCGGCGTTCGGCTGCACGCTCGGCATCGTGCCGCATATGGTGGCTGCCATGCTCGGGCTCGCCGCGGTGCTGCATACCAGTGCCCTGGCGTTCGCCGTGCTGAAATGGTGCGGCGTTCTCTATCTGCTCTACATGGCCTGGCAGGCGCTGCGCGAGCGAGGGGCGCTTGCGGTCGATACGGGTGCGGCGGCGAAGGCGCGCTCCAGCCGGCGCGTCATCTTCACCGCCGTGCTGGTCAACATCCTCAATCCGAAACTGTCGATCTTCTTCCTCGCCTTCCTGCCGCAGTTCGTCGCCGTCGACGAGCCGCAGCCGCTGGCGCGGATGCTGGAATTGAGCGCGGCCTTCATGGCGATGACGTTTGCGGTGTTCGCAATCTACGGCCTGTTCGCCGCCGCGTTGCGCGACCGCGTCATCACAAGGCCGAAGGTGATGGCCTGGCTGCGCCGCAGCTTTGCCGCCGGCTTCGCTGCGCTCGGCGCCAAGCTCGCGTTCGCGGAGCGGTAG
- a CDS encoding GGDEF domain-containing protein encodes MLSVPTLWTVFVINFLALGLIWAYVMRCYPSFEAARFWTGSAFTAAAGAAMATLRVIFPDTLLPLLFAGTALILAICLASMGVQKFFDRPLSWRNTLLITGLGTIGLWFFTFAHDSVPARMTVFTIAQTLPMALSLKLLLSRHESRVNPGARLAGIVTILIMAVLAVRLAGAVTGFGFSYMHFSPVQSVVVLVLVFLSMALNFGFLLMAMDRLRNEVADLALLDDLTGVGNRRYLLQRLTEECVRSERSGPPFALLVIDLDGFKGINDTHGHAAGDACLQHFTLMAQTRLRPGDMLARTGGDEFCIVLPSSTLREGAMIARRVLEVCRADAEKCTGNDIPIAVSIGVAQWSREMGGYPDRVIAAADHALYDAKKAGRNGFATYDPAPPLVPEPASPPMPDVALRKRA; translated from the coding sequence ATGCTGAGCGTTCCGACGCTGTGGACGGTATTCGTCATCAATTTTCTGGCGCTGGGCCTGATCTGGGCCTACGTCATGCGCTGCTATCCGTCGTTCGAGGCCGCGCGGTTCTGGACCGGCTCGGCATTCACAGCGGCGGCCGGGGCGGCGATGGCGACGTTGCGCGTGATCTTTCCCGATACGCTGCTGCCGCTGCTGTTCGCCGGCACCGCGCTGATCCTGGCGATCTGCCTTGCCTCGATGGGGGTGCAGAAGTTCTTCGACCGCCCCCTGTCATGGCGCAACACCCTGCTCATCACCGGTCTCGGCACGATCGGTCTGTGGTTCTTCACCTTCGCGCACGACAGCGTGCCCGCGCGCATGACGGTCTTCACCATCGCCCAGACCTTGCCGATGGCGCTGAGCCTGAAGCTGTTGCTGAGCCGGCATGAGAGCCGGGTCAATCCGGGTGCCCGGCTCGCGGGCATCGTCACGATCCTGATCATGGCCGTGCTCGCGGTCAGGCTGGCCGGCGCGGTCACCGGCTTCGGCTTCTCCTACATGCATTTCAGCCCGGTCCAGTCGGTGGTGGTGCTGGTGCTGGTGTTCCTGTCGATGGCGCTGAATTTCGGCTTCCTGCTGATGGCGATGGACCGCCTGCGCAACGAAGTCGCGGACCTGGCGCTGCTCGACGACCTCACCGGCGTCGGCAACCGCCGCTATCTGCTGCAGCGGCTGACGGAAGAATGCGTGCGCTCGGAGCGCAGCGGCCCGCCTTTCGCGCTGCTGGTGATCGATCTCGACGGCTTCAAGGGCATCAACGACACCCATGGCCACGCGGCCGGCGACGCCTGCCTGCAGCACTTCACCCTGATGGCGCAAACCCGGCTGCGGCCCGGCGACATGCTGGCACGGACCGGCGGCGACGAGTTCTGCATCGTGCTGCCGTCCTCGACGCTGCGCGAGGGCGCCATGATCGCGCGCCGCGTCCTGGAGGTCTGCCGCGCGGACGCCGAAAAATGCACCGGCAACGACATTCCGATCGCGGTGTCGATCGGCGTCGCGCAATGGAGCCGCGAGATGGGCGGCTATCCGGACCGCGTGATTGCGGCCGCCGACCATGCGCTCTACGACGCCAAGAAGGCCGGCCGCAACGGCTTTGCCACCTACGACCCGGCGCCGCCGCTGGTGCCCGAACCTGCGAGCCCGCCAATGCCTGATGTGGCCCTGCGCAAGCGGGCATAA
- a CDS encoding N-acetylmuramoyl-L-alanine amidase, which translates to MNLRLVAAALFVLVFPACAVAQTPDLAAIARASGTPDIPGLKMVWLAPWGDLAKAHPWRNIIVHQTEGPAGSARGGAQAQSKNPTRRGVMVWVETDGTVYWAVGEHLVPTHGDGANRNDNKYIDNGPTYRQVVGNNSVGVEFAGNYPDVTRGPTEAQIAAWKILVKVLRARYGIPLDRVYAHNWIDYKDARYCEGCELARMAREWGE; encoded by the coding sequence ATGAATCTTCGCCTCGTCGCGGCCGCACTATTCGTTCTCGTATTTCCCGCGTGTGCGGTTGCGCAAACGCCCGACCTCGCCGCAATCGCGCGCGCATCCGGCACGCCGGATATTCCCGGCCTGAAGATGGTGTGGCTGGCGCCGTGGGGCGACCTCGCAAAGGCCCACCCATGGCGCAACATCATCGTGCACCAGACCGAAGGCCCGGCCGGCTCCGCGCGCGGCGGCGCGCAAGCGCAGTCGAAAAACCCGACGCGGCGCGGCGTCATGGTCTGGGTGGAGACCGATGGCACCGTGTACTGGGCGGTCGGCGAACATCTCGTCCCGACCCATGGCGACGGCGCCAACCGCAACGACAACAAATACATCGACAACGGCCCGACCTATCGGCAGGTGGTCGGCAACAATTCGGTCGGCGTCGAATTCGCCGGCAATTATCCCGACGTGACCCGTGGTCCCACCGAGGCGCAGATCGCGGCGTGGAAAATTTTGGTGAAGGTGCTGCGCGCGCGGTACGGCATCCCGCTCGATCGCGTCTATGCGCACAACTGGATCGACTACAAGGACGCCCGCTATTGCGAAGGCTGCGAGCTTGCAAGGATGGCGCGGGAGTGGGGCGAGTAG
- the rpoH gene encoding RNA polymerase sigma factor RpoH, whose amino-acid sequence MARTATLPVLNGESGLSRYLAEIRKFPMLEPQQEYMLAKRWREHDDRDAAHHLVTSHLRLVAKIAMGYRGYGLPISEVVSEGNVGLMQAVKRFEPEKGFRLATYAMWWIKASIQEYILRSWSLVKMGTTANQKKLFFNLRKAKSKISALDEGDLHPDQVKLIAKRLGVTDQDVVDMNRRLGGDASLNAPIRDDGEAGEWQDWLVDNSPNQEAVMAEHEEFDHRRKALTGAIGVLNPRERRIFEARRLAEEPMTLEDLAAEFGVSRERVRQIEVRAFEKVQSAVKGTIARQEAELEAAH is encoded by the coding sequence ATGGCCCGTACAGCTACGTTGCCGGTTCTCAATGGAGAATCCGGTCTTTCTAGATACCTCGCCGAGATCCGCAAATTCCCAATGCTGGAGCCCCAGCAGGAATACATGCTCGCCAAGCGTTGGCGCGAGCATGACGATCGCGACGCGGCACATCACCTTGTCACCAGCCATCTCCGGCTCGTGGCCAAGATCGCCATGGGCTATCGCGGCTACGGCTTGCCGATCTCCGAAGTCGTTTCGGAAGGCAATGTCGGCCTGATGCAGGCGGTCAAGCGGTTCGAGCCCGAGAAGGGTTTCCGTCTTGCCACCTACGCCATGTGGTGGATCAAGGCCTCTATTCAAGAGTACATCCTGCGTTCCTGGTCGCTCGTGAAAATGGGAACCACGGCGAACCAGAAGAAGCTGTTCTTCAACCTGCGCAAGGCGAAGAGCAAGATCTCCGCGCTGGACGAGGGTGATCTCCACCCCGACCAGGTGAAGCTGATTGCCAAGCGCCTCGGCGTGACGGATCAGGACGTGGTCGACATGAACCGCCGCCTCGGCGGCGACGCGTCGCTCAACGCGCCGATCCGCGACGACGGTGAAGCCGGCGAATGGCAGGACTGGCTGGTCGACAACTCGCCCAACCAGGAAGCCGTGATGGCCGAGCACGAGGAGTTCGATCACCGCCGCAAGGCGTTGACCGGCGCCATCGGCGTGCTCAACCCGCGCGAACGCCGCATCTTCGAGGCGCGGCGCCTGGCGGAAGAGCCGATGACGCTGGAAGACCTCGCCGCCGAATTCGGCGTGTCGCGCGAACGCGTGCGGCAGATCGAGGTCCGTGCTTTCGAGAAGGTGCAGTCGGCCGTCAAGGGCACGATTGCCCGGCAGGAAGCCGAGCTCGAAGCCGCGCACTGA
- a CDS encoding RluA family pseudouridine synthase: protein MQDSALEQGSNGGQRLEVTVGGDEGSPRLDRVLAVLRPELSRSRLKALILAGSVSAKGAPIRDPAYHVAAGDTITIDVPEAAPPEPLGEDIALDIVYEDDDIIVIDKPKGLVVHPAAGHETGTLVNALIAHCGASLSGIGGVRRPGIVHRLDKDTTGLMVVAKNDQAHQSLTAQFADHGRTGPMQRGYMAFIWGVPNRQRGTVDAPIDRHPYAREKMAVRPGGREAVTHWELQAAYQGRDGKPVASLLACQLETGRTHQIRVHLAHIGHPLMGDAVYGPHFKTKAGHLPTEARTALDALGRQALHAYLLALEHPRTGELLHWEAALPEDLLVLQRALEAAQ, encoded by the coding sequence ATGCAAGACTCTGCTTTGGAACAAGGCTCTAACGGCGGTCAAAGGCTGGAGGTCACTGTCGGCGGCGACGAGGGATCGCCCCGTCTCGACCGCGTGCTCGCGGTGCTCCGCCCGGAACTGTCGCGTTCGCGGCTGAAAGCGCTGATCCTGGCCGGTTCCGTTTCCGCCAAAGGCGCCCCCATCCGCGACCCCGCTTATCATGTCGCGGCCGGGGATACGATCACAATCGACGTTCCCGAAGCCGCGCCGCCGGAGCCTTTGGGCGAGGATATCGCGCTCGATATCGTCTATGAGGACGACGACATCATCGTCATCGACAAGCCGAAGGGCCTCGTCGTACATCCCGCTGCGGGACACGAGACCGGCACGCTGGTGAACGCCCTGATCGCCCATTGCGGCGCCAGCCTTTCCGGCATCGGCGGCGTGCGGCGGCCGGGCATCGTGCACCGGCTGGACAAGGACACCACCGGCCTGATGGTGGTCGCCAAGAACGATCAGGCACATCAATCTCTGACCGCGCAATTCGCCGATCACGGCCGCACCGGTCCGATGCAGCGGGGCTACATGGCCTTCATCTGGGGCGTCCCCAATCGCCAACGCGGCACGGTCGACGCGCCGATCGACCGGCATCCTTACGCTCGCGAGAAGATGGCGGTGCGCCCGGGCGGACGCGAGGCGGTCACGCATTGGGAATTGCAGGCGGCGTATCAGGGGCGCGACGGCAAGCCGGTCGCCTCGCTGCTCGCCTGCCAGCTCGAGACCGGACGAACCCATCAGATCCGAGTGCACCTCGCCCATATCGGCCACCCCCTGATGGGCGATGCCGTCTATGGCCCGCACTTCAAGACCAAGGCCGGCCACCTCCCGACCGAAGCCCGGACGGCGCTCGATGCACTGGGCCGGCAGGCCCTGCACGCCTATCTGCTGGCCCTGGAGCACCCCCGGACCGGGGAACTCCTGCATTGGGAGGCCGCCTTGCCGGAGGATCTGCTTGTTCTGCAGCGGGCGCTGGAAGCGGCCCAATGA
- a CDS encoding TetR/AcrR family transcriptional regulator, whose translation MKVSKETVEQNRERVIATAARLFRERGIDGIGLVDLMRAAGLTPGGFYRQFKSKDDLIVQAVKRANKDMSEDIAGRTAASDDPLETLMRHYVSRDHRDDPGQGCGLAAMAADAARHDDPALRECFGSIVSNYIGLLTNLVPGSSAKAKRSAAITALAEMIGSVVLSRVVPDPALSDEIIDTVSNDLVKRHAKSSRTA comes from the coding sequence GTGAAGGTCAGCAAGGAAACGGTCGAGCAGAATCGCGAGCGGGTGATCGCGACCGCCGCAAGGCTGTTCCGGGAACGTGGGATCGACGGTATCGGGCTTGTCGACTTGATGAGGGCTGCCGGGCTCACTCCCGGAGGCTTCTACCGGCAGTTCAAGTCAAAGGACGACCTCATCGTTCAAGCGGTCAAGCGGGCCAACAAGGATATGAGCGAGGATATCGCGGGCCGTACTGCAGCGAGCGATGATCCGCTGGAGACCCTCATGCGTCATTACGTGTCGCGCGACCACCGCGATGATCCGGGGCAGGGATGCGGCCTTGCAGCAATGGCTGCCGACGCGGCACGTCACGACGATCCGGCGCTGCGGGAGTGCTTCGGCAGCATCGTCAGCAACTATATCGGGCTTTTAACCAATCTCGTGCCAGGAAGCAGTGCAAAAGCGAAGCGGAGCGCGGCGATAACGGCGCTCGCCGAGATGATCGGATCGGTTGTCCTCTCCCGCGTGGTGCCAGATCCCGCACTATCCGATGAGATCATCGACACGGTCTCGAATGATCTGGTGAAACGCCATGCGAAATCTTCTCGAACTGCTTGA
- a CDS encoding YciI family protein, with amino-acid sequence MRYYLCKYIPPRADFLATMTADEKAWMKQHGAFLDDLLEKGQVVAHGPVMDPSGGYGVSLYQIADDQEIKAITSEDPIVKNGAGHYEHHPMLHLKARG; translated from the coding sequence ATGAGGTACTATTTGTGCAAGTACATTCCGCCGCGCGCTGATTTTCTCGCGACCATGACCGCCGATGAGAAAGCATGGATGAAGCAGCACGGCGCGTTCCTGGATGACCTGCTCGAAAAGGGGCAGGTCGTCGCGCATGGCCCTGTCATGGACCCGAGTGGCGGTTATGGCGTGTCGCTCTATCAGATCGCCGATGACCAGGAGATAAAGGCGATCACCTCGGAAGACCCCATCGTGAAGAACGGCGCCGGTCACTATGAGCATCACCCGATGCTTCATCTGAAGGCGCGTGGCTAA
- a CDS encoding SDR family oxidoreductase codes for MTTALVTGASSGIGAVYARRLAARGHDLVLVARATDRLNTLATELRNAHGIAVEVITADLIDVSQLEPVLRRLRSDPSIDILVNNAGAALIGDFATADPVKMDELLRLNVVAPTLLASAVVGRMVERGNGAIINIASVLALLPEHSRGIYSATKSYLMTLSQGLAAEVASKGVYVQAVLPAATRTEIYERAGGDASKVPNVMEVEDLVDAALVGFDRKELVTIPPVPDVAAWDAFEKARGVLAAGFGNSKPAARYRA; via the coding sequence ATGACGACCGCACTCGTTACCGGCGCCTCGAGCGGCATCGGCGCAGTTTACGCACGCCGCTTGGCCGCACGCGGCCACGATCTCGTGCTCGTCGCTCGCGCGACCGACAGGCTCAATACCCTCGCCACCGAACTGCGCAATGCGCATGGCATCGCGGTCGAAGTCATCACGGCCGATCTGATCGACGTCTCTCAACTCGAACCGGTTCTCCGACGCCTCCGCTCCGATCCGTCTATCGACATCCTCGTCAACAATGCAGGCGCGGCGTTGATCGGTGATTTCGCGACCGCCGATCCAGTCAAGATGGACGAGCTGCTACGGCTGAACGTGGTCGCGCCGACGTTGCTCGCGTCCGCCGTCGTCGGCCGCATGGTTGAACGCGGCAACGGCGCGATCATCAATATCGCGTCGGTGCTGGCTCTGCTCCCCGAACATTCCCGGGGCATCTACTCAGCCACCAAGTCCTACCTGATGACGCTGTCGCAAGGCCTTGCCGCCGAAGTCGCGTCGAAGGGCGTCTATGTGCAGGCCGTGCTGCCTGCGGCCACGCGCACCGAGATTTACGAACGAGCTGGTGGCGACGCCAGCAAGGTGCCCAATGTCATGGAGGTTGAAGATCTCGTGGATGCGGCCTTGGTCGGCTTCGATCGCAAGGAATTGGTGACAATTCCGCCGGTGCCCGATGTGGCGGCGTGGGACGCCTTTGAGAAGGCGCGCGGCGTTTTGGCGGCAGGCTTCGGCAACTCCAAGCCCGCCGCGCGTTATCGCGCCTGA
- the fabF gene encoding beta-ketoacyl-ACP synthase II, translated as MRRVVVTGLGLVSPLGCGSELAWSRLLEARSGLAALPEWAAALPARVAGIVPTKADDPDGGFDPDLVVAPKDQRRMDRFILFALVAAAEAIAQAAWTPSDAHSLERTATVIASGIGGFPAIVEAVRTTDQRGVRRLSPFTVPSFLANLAAGHISIRYGFKGPIGTPVTACAASVQAIGDAARLIRGGEADVAICGGSEACIDLVSLGGFAAARALSTGFNETPARASRPFDRDRDGFVMGEGAGILVIEELEHALRRGAQPIAEIAGYGTTADAYRITSGPEDGDGARRAMEGALRQADLKPGDIQHLNAHSTSTQVGDVSELEAIKAVFGRDGKIAVSATKSATGHLLGAAGGAEAIFTILALRDQVAPPTLNLENGDAAAEGVDLVSREPRRMAMEHAISNGFGFGGVNASIIFRRWQ; from the coding sequence ATGCGTCGTGTCGTCGTTACAGGGTTGGGACTGGTATCACCGCTGGGTTGCGGCAGTGAGTTGGCATGGTCCCGCCTGCTCGAGGCCCGTTCAGGGCTGGCTGCCCTTCCCGAATGGGCGGCTGCCCTTCCCGCGCGGGTCGCTGGAATCGTGCCGACAAAGGCCGACGATCCGGATGGCGGCTTCGATCCCGATCTGGTCGTTGCTCCCAAGGACCAGCGGAGGATGGATCGCTTCATCCTGTTCGCACTGGTCGCCGCGGCCGAGGCCATTGCACAAGCCGCATGGACTCCTTCCGACGCACACTCGCTCGAGCGCACGGCGACCGTGATCGCATCGGGCATCGGAGGCTTTCCGGCAATTGTCGAGGCGGTTCGCACCACCGATCAGCGCGGGGTCAGGCGCCTCTCACCCTTCACCGTGCCGTCCTTTCTCGCAAATCTCGCGGCCGGTCATATTTCCATCCGCTACGGCTTCAAGGGTCCCATCGGTACGCCCGTTACAGCTTGCGCCGCGAGCGTGCAGGCGATCGGCGATGCCGCACGCCTCATTCGAGGCGGCGAAGCGGATGTTGCGATTTGCGGTGGCTCGGAAGCCTGCATCGATCTCGTTAGCCTCGGCGGCTTCGCCGCTGCCCGGGCCCTTTCAACGGGCTTCAACGAAACGCCAGCGCGCGCGTCCCGCCCCTTCGACCGCGACCGCGACGGCTTCGTCATGGGTGAAGGTGCCGGTATCCTCGTCATCGAAGAGTTGGAACATGCGCTCCGCCGCGGCGCCCAACCGATCGCGGAAATCGCCGGCTATGGCACGACGGCTGACGCCTACCGCATCACCTCAGGACCGGAGGACGGAGACGGCGCGCGGCGCGCGATGGAAGGCGCCTTGAGGCAGGCCGACCTCAAGCCCGGTGACATCCAGCATCTCAACGCCCATTCCACTTCGACGCAGGTTGGCGACGTTTCCGAACTTGAAGCGATCAAAGCCGTATTCGGCCGCGACGGTAAAATTGCCGTCAGCGCCACCAAATCGGCGACCGGTCATCTGCTTGGCGCAGCCGGGGGAGCGGAAGCGATCTTTACGATCCTCGCATTACGCGACCAGGTCGCACCGCCCACCCTCAATCTCGAAAACGGCGACGCGGCAGCCGAAGGCGTCGACCTCGTCTCTCGCGAGCCCAGGCGGATGGCGATGGAGCATGCAATTTCGAATGGATTCGGCTTCGGAGGCGTCAACGCCAGCATCATCTTTCGACGTTGGCAATGA